A portion of the Aquila chrysaetos chrysaetos chromosome 4, bAquChr1.4, whole genome shotgun sequence genome contains these proteins:
- the COLEC10 gene encoding collectin-10, whose amino-acid sequence MSSKKEQQLRKYGTLVVLFIFQVQIFGFDVDNRPTTDVCSTHTILPGPKGDEGEKGDRGEVGKQGKVGPKGPKGNKGPVGDVGDQGMLGKIGPIGGKGDKGAKGLLGVSGKKGKAGTVCDCGRYRRVVGQLNINVARLNTSIKFVKNVIAGIRETDEKFYYIVKEEKNYREALIHCRDRGGTLAMPKDEATNALIADYISNSGLFRAFIGLNDMEKEGQFVYADSSPLQNYSNWKEGEPHDPTGREDCVEMLSTGEWNDSECQVTIYFVCEFLKKRK is encoded by the exons ATGAGCAGCaagaaagaacaacagctaAGGAAATACGGGACCCTAGTAGTGCTTTTTATCTTCCAAGTtcagatttttggttttgatgttgACAATCGACCTACAACAGATGTCTGCTCGACACACACAATTTTACCTGGACCAAAAG GGGATGAAGGTGAAAAAGGAGATAGAGGAGAAGTGGGCAAACAAGGAAAGGTTGGACCAAAAGGACCAAAAG GAAACAAGGGACCTGTGGGGGATGTTGGTGACCAGGGAATGCTTGGGAAAATCGGCCCAATCGGTGGAAAGG GTGACAAAGGAGCCAAAGGCTTATTGGgggtttctggaaaaaaaggaaaagcag GCACAGTCTGTGACTGTGGAAGATACCGCAGAGTTGTTGGACAGCTGAATATCAATGTTGCTCGTCTTAACACGTCCATCAAGTTTGTAAAGAACG ttATAGCAGGCATCAGGGAGACAGACGAGAAATTTTATTACATcgtgaaagaagagaagaattaCAGAGAAGCCTTGATCCACTGCAGGGACAGAGGAGGAACACTGGCCATGCCTAAAGATGAGGCAACCAACGCCCTGATTGCTGACTACATCTCCAACAGCGGCCTCTTCCGAGCCTTCATTGGGCTGAACGACATGGAAAAAGAAGGACAGTTTGTGTACGCAGACAGCAGCCCACTGCAGAACTACAGTAACTGGAAGGAAGGGGAGCCTCATGACCCAACTGGCCGTGAGGACTGTGTGGAAATGCTCAGCACAGGAGAGTGGAACGACTCTGAGTGCCAAGTCACCATCTACTTTGTTTGTGAATTCCtcaagaagaggaaataa